The DNA region ACGATTTTCCGAAGTCAAGGTCGTGGTGTGGTAATTTTTGCTCATATGCCTCTGGGGATTGCGACCGTGTTAGCGGCTTTTCTCGCCGTAATTGTTACGATGGGTAAGAGAAAGCCCGGAGAACTACCCCAGAGTATGAGGTGGCATCCGATACTGGTGGTGATAAGTCTGGCACTTATTTTGACAATGGGTTTCACCGCACTGTTAAAAGTTTTGAAAGTCTAACAGTTTTTGAATCCAATCCGAAACCAGAAAAAAATCGCCCCAATCTTTTGGATTTTAAAAAAGGCGTATTCAGGGTTGAATGCGCCGGTTAAAAGGATGCCGGATAAGAGTCCCTGGTGGGTGCTTATCAGTGCGGTTCTTTCTACCCGGACCCGGGATAATGTAACTTTAGAAGCGGTGGAGCGGTTGCGCGTGCGGGCGCCGGATGCTCATACGCTTGGCCGATTAAGTCCGGCTGAGGTCGCCAGAGTAATCTATCCAGTGGGATTTTACCGAACGAAGGCAAAGAAACTGGTGAAACTGGCACAGAAGATTGAAGATGAACACCAGGGTCAAGTCCCCAATTCGTTTGAGGAGCTGGTAAAGTTGCCCGCTGTCGGACCCAAGGTGGCGAATATCGTACTGGCTCAGGGGTTTGGGATTCCAGCGATAGCGGTTGATACCCATGTGCACCGCATTGCAAACCGACTCGGACTGGTTCGGACAAAAAAGCCGGCGGAGACCGAAAAGCGACTGTGTGAAATAGTGCCGGTCAGGTTCTGGCGAGAATGGAACCGGTTGTTTGTCGCGCTGGGACAAACGGTCTGTTTGCCGCGTAAGCCACTTTGCCAACAATGCCCGCTGAATTCTATCTGTCTTAAGCGGGGGACCAGAGCCGGGAAAGGACAACGCGGTAGGCGGGGTGGTAATTTTCTACATAAGTTGTCGAGTGCCGAGGCGGATGCTGGGGCTGGGCGATAATCGTTTGGAACCGCTTCGCCTCCTGGGGTAGGGCGCTCTGGCACCATTTTAAAGCGGTATGGAGTCGGGAAGTTAGCAGTTCAGGTTGTGGTGTAAAATTTTGGGCGGTATAAACCAGTGCCTGGAAAAGGCGTTCGGTTTTGGTTACTGAGCCGACAATTGAGGCAAGGTTAACCCGCACGAGCAGCCCATCAGGGTCGACCGGTTCCACTTCAGCGCCGATTTTTGCCGATACTGCAAGAGCGACTTCGCGGTAAAGGTTCTCCTGTTCTTTCTTTTTGTCGATTAAAAGGTGGCCCGGTCCAAAAACACCCTGAAAGATGAGTTTGTAGATGTCTTCGGCTTTAAGTAATGGGTAGTGGCCCAGATGCCAGTTGAGGATATCAATCAGGTGCATTATTACGCCGGCAGGTCAAACGAACTTTTTTCAACTCTGTTCGGGAAGATAAGTTCGATGATTTCAATTAGAATGCCAAACAGGGCACCAAATAGCGCACCGATAGTAAATTGGTAGGTAAGCAGGTTACGGTGAAACTCCTGACCGGTGTGGAACTGAAAAAGCAGGACAACGGTTAGATGAGCCAAACCCACGACGAGTGCCATAATGAGAAATTTGCCGAGCCGGATGCGGTGAAGGAGTTTGAACAGGTAGCCGGCGATGATGAACGATAAACCTACCGGTGTTGCCCAGAGTGCGGCACGAATCGCCGCTGCGGTGCGTAATGGTGGTGTCAGGGCGAGTTGAACGAAAAATAGTAATACGACCATCAGTAGCGCATAACTCAGACCCCGTAGTTGGACCGCGGCGTAAATTAAACCACCTGCCAAGCCCAGGATGATTAATGGAAGCATCGGGAAATTGGTAATCCGGCGGGCAGCGAGAAACATCCGACAGAGCACGCTCGCGCCGAGTCCGGCAATAATATAGGCAAAGGTCCAGAGCGTCTCCCGGGTTGCTTTTGTCATAAAATATCATCGGGTATTAAGCGCTGATGTCAAGAATACCGCGGTTGACAAATAGATGGGATTGGTCATTATATTCAGGTATGAACACCATCATTTTGATTGTCAGTCTTTTCTTATCCGCTTCGCGAGGAGCGGAAACCGGGGTAATTGATGCAGAGCTGGTTTCAGCAAAGAACGAGTTTGGGTTCAAGGTTCTTTCAGCACTTGTCAGTACAGCGCCGCAGGAAAATGTGTTTATCTCGCCTTACAGTATTGCCACTGCTTTGACAATGACCTATAATGGTGCTGCCGGTTCCACCCGTACCGCAATGGGGGCAACGCTTGGTGTTGGTGGTTTAGAGGTTCAGCGGCTTAACACCGGAGAAAAATTTCTTGCTGCAAGATTGCAGAGTGCTAAACCGGGTCTGGAACTGTTGATTGCTAACTCGCTCTGGGCGAGGAAAGGGGTGGCGTTTAATTCCGCTTTTTTGAACACTAACAAGGAGTTTTATCAGGCGGTGGTGGCGACGATTGATTTCAATAGCCCGGATGCAGCGAAAAAGATTAACCAATGGGTAAAGGATAAGACAAAAGGGAAAATCGACAAGGTCGTTGACCGGATTAAACCTGAGGCGGTGCTCTTTTTAATCAATGCGGTTTTCTTTAAGGGCAGATGGCAGGAGAAGTTCGACCCCAGGAACAGTCAGGATGATAAATTTTATCCGGATGATGCCCAACCGGTGCTTGTGAAGATGATGATGCGTTCGGGTAAATTCCGCTATCTGGAAACCGCGGAGTTTCAGGCGGTGGAGTTGCCTTACGATGAGGGCAAGGTTAGTATGCTGATATTTTTACCGGCCCGCGGTAAACTGGACAGTTTGATTTCCCATCTGTCATCTTCCACCTGGCAGGAGTGGTGGAGCAGATTTCGGTCACGGGAGGGAACGGTTTGGTTGCCACGCTTCAAAATGGAGTATGAGAAGAGTTTAAAAGAGGTTTTAACAGAATTGGGGATGGGCGTGGCGTTTGACCTGAATCAGGCCGATTTTTCTTTAATGGGTAAAGGCGGTCCGGGTTTTGCCATCGGTGATGTGAAGCATAAGAGTTTTGTTGAAGTCAATGAAGAGGGCACGGAGGCGGCTGCGGTGACATCGGTGGAAATGGTTCTTGCGTCGGTACCTCCGCAACCTCGTTTTGAGATGGTTATCAATCGACCTTTCCTCTTCGCAATCCAGGATAATGAAACCGGCACAATTTTATTTCTCGGTGCAATGCGAAACCCCGCAGCGCATAATTAAAGGTACATCTCAGGACGGCGGTCTAAAATAATATCGTTGCGGGCAGTGACATTTTTGTTGAGAGCCTGACCGGGGTTTATTTCGACTATTTTTAAAGCTTCCTTATCGGCACTGGCACGGTATAACAGGGTGCCGTCGGGTGCGACAATCTGACTTTGACCCGTAAATTGCATCTTTTTGGCGCCGAGTTGTTCTACACCGATTCGGTTGGCAAGGAGCCAGAACATCCGATTTTCTTGAGCGCGAGTTACGGTCATTGTCTGGGCGTAGTTGAGGATAAGATTTGCCGGATGACACACAATCTGGGCACCGCGCAGGGCAAGGGTGCGGGCGCTTTCCGGAAAGAAGTAGTCAAAACAGACCAGCATACCGATTCGCACACTACCAAGATTGAACACCGGGAAAGGAAGGTCACCAGGGTCAAAGAGGTCTTTCTCGTCCGCAAAGAGGTGAACCTTACGATATATGTGGACATTGCCGCTCTCGGTAACAAGCAGTGCTGAGTTGTAGATTTTGCTACCCGCGGCTTCAGCAATTCCCAGGACGATGTTGATGCTGTGTTGCAAACAGAAGTTGATGATTTTGTTACAGGAGGGGCCATTCGGTACTGGTTCGGCAAACCGGGCGAGCTGCTCGCGGCTGGAAAAGAGATAGCCAGTTAGACAAAGTTCGGGCAGCACAATGAGGTCTGCCTTGATGCGGCTGAGACGGTGGAAAATTCGTGCCAAATTCGTTTCGACCAACAAATGCTCAGGGGAAAATTGGTAGATTCCAACGCGCATCAGATTATTTAGTGCTACAATAAGAGAGTACTTTTTTCCTTTGCCCTGTCAAGAAACCCTTGCCCTGGTAGTAGTTTTATAAAATAATCCAATCAATTTATAACTGTTAATATTACAGAAAGATAGGCAACTGTCGCAGTGAATAAAGGGTTGTCGCACATTTGACTGATATTACTATTTTTGCTATAATTCACACAATGACGCAGCGGGGAAGTGGTGAAAATTTACAATTTTCTCAACCCGTTGGTGACCGGTATTACATTGAAGAAATCCTTGGTGGAGGAGAAACTACTGAGGTTTATCGGGTTCGCGACATTGTTACGGGCCGGTACCTCGCGCTGAAAACGGTACGTAGCGGGTGTCCTGAAGAAGAAAATGTAAGATTAAGCCGGGAATTTTTTTACCTTTCCCAAATTTCTCATCCCGGTGTGGTGGCGGTTCACGACTATGGCAGAATTACGGATGGTCGAGCCTATTTCACAATGGAGTATATCCCCGGAGTGCCGATAACCCGCTATTTTGGTGGTGGTTACGACCCGCGCTTAAACGATGTCATTGTGCAGATTCTTTTGGCACTGGATGCAATCCACGCCCAGGGAATGATACACTGCGATTTAAAACCCGAGCATATTCTGGTTGTTGAGGACGAGGGGAAATTCAGCGTCAAACTGCTCGATTTTGGGTTTGCCGAGGATTTTTGTATCGTAGGTCCGAAAAATGGAAAAGGCACACCTGGTTATGTAGCACCCGAGATACTGAAAGGGGTTGATTCTGATGTGCGGGCTGACCTTTACGCATTAGGGATGGTTATTTACGAGACATTAACGGGTATTGGTCCAGGAAGAGGGGCGGACCTTCTTGATTGGCTGAGGAAACAGCAACAAGGTGATTTTGCACCCCCTCGTTCCTTCAATTCTGATATCCCGGATAAACTGGACCGACTGGTGATGAAACTGATTAGCCCGCGTCCGGAGCAGCGACCGGCATCGGCACAAGCGGCCATTGAGGAGTTGATTGGCGAGAACTTGTCTAATGTTGCATTGCCGGCGTTGCGGCGGGACATAATGGCTTCCGGGTTTGTTGCCCGGGAAGAGATTCTTCAAAAGTTAAAAGAGATTTTGCGATTTGTTGCTGATGGTCAGTCGAGTGTGGTTTGTATTTCCGGTGACCGGGGTGTGGGTAAGAGCCGGCTGCTTGCTGAGTTCAAATTTTATGCAGAAATGGAGGGAGCATCGGTATTCTCTTTCGAGCCCGTGTCGCTCAACGCCCGTTCTCAGTCGCTTATCGAGGCGCTGGTTGGGCTCTTGCGTAGCTACGGCCATACCGGAGCACCATTAATTTCGGTGGATGCGGGCAGGGAGAGTAACTACCGTTTGTTTGAGTGGGTAACTCAACGATTGAAACTGGTGGCAAACTCCCATCGGATAAAACACAGTTTGGTAATTATTGTGGATGACTTTGAACTTTTTGACCCGACAAGTCTGGATTTACTCCGTTACCTGGCGTTGGGGGTTGATACGGAACGGGTGATGCTCGTGGTGACCGGGCTGAAAGAAAAACGCTTTCTGGATACGATTGATGGGATTAAGCACCGTGCTAATTTTCAACACATCGTTATTCCACCTTTTAAACGGGATGAGGTTAAAGAACTGGTGCTTTCCATATTAGGAAAGGTGCAGGATGTTGAACCTTTGATAGACTGGCTGTTTGAATTTACCGGCGGTAACCCGCTCTGGGTGGTGGAAACAATTTATGAGTTGATTGAAGATAAAATTTTGGTTAGAGAAATGTCGGGATGGAATCTGGCTAAAGACCGGCTGGCGGCTTTCCGCCCGCCACCATCAATTAGTGATACAATCCGCCAGCGCGTTGAATCGTTAACCCCGGAGGAAAAATCGGTCCTGGAGATTGCGGCAGCGGCTGCAGGGCCTTTTACTCTTAAGTTGGTGCGGGCGGCGCTTAACCTTGAAGAGAAGGTTTTATTTAAGGCGATTAACCGACTCAAGGGGCTTGGTTTTCTCAGGGCGTTCCGTGCCGCATGCCCGGAAGACAAATTCAGTTTTTCTCCGGGCTGGGTTCTCTCAAGTAAGATTCTCGAAAGCGTAATAGTTGAACGGCTGTCGGTTGAGGAACGGCGTGAGAACCATCGTAAAGTGGCGCTGGCTCTGGAGTTGCTTTATCCAGAACGAGTACCGGAGATGGTTTTTGACCTGGCACACCACTGGACACTTGCTGGTGTGCGGGACCGGGCTTATGACTACTCACTTCGCGCCGGGGCAAGAGCTAGGGAGTGGTTGCTCTTCGAGCAGGCGCTGGCGTTTTATGAAAACGCACTCAGCCTTTCAGCCGGTTTGATTACGGCGCGGGAGCGTGTTGGTTTGTTGGAGAAGGTTGGTGAACTGCGGGAACTGACCGGCAGATTTGCTGAGGCGATTGACATATATCGTCAGGGTATGGGGCTGGCGGTTGCTGAATCGGAACTTGCCCGGGATAAAAAGTTTCTTGCCCGATTTCTGCGTCGGCTCGGGCTGGTGTATCAAAAACAGGGGCTGGTAGCGGATGCGATAAACCTTTTGAATCAATCGCTTCATTTATTATCGGAAGACAGTTTGGAGCGGGCACGGCTTCTTGCCGACCTTGGTTGGTCCTATTGCGGGTCAGGAGATTTTAGCCATGCGGAGGAGGTTTTGACCACTGCTCTGCAACTGGCAGAAAAATTGAAGTCAACTGTGACCGTTGAAGCCAATCGGCTGGTGGGTTTGATACTTTACTACTTTGCGGTTCTTGCCTGGGCAAAATACGATTTTGTGCTGGCATTGCAGCTGGCGGAGCGAGCGCTGGATGTTTTTGAGCGTTTAGAAGAAGAGATAATGAAAGCAACGGTGAGTCAGTTTATAGCAACGCTTTACACTCGCCGGGGAGAAGCGGAAAAGGCAAAGGAGTTTTATCAGCGGGCTGTTGCGTGCCAGCGCCGGGCGGGTGCGGTTTATTATCTGCTTACATCGTTACAGGGGTTAGGTTTACTGTCTCTTGATGAGGGCGAGTGGAACCAGGCAGAGCAGTATTTCAAAGAGGCGCTGAAGATCGCGGAGCAAGTAGGCAACCTATCCGACCAAGTTAATCTCTATACGATGCTGGGTGGAGTATATGATGTCAAAGGTTTATGGTCTTTAGCACACGATTTTTATGGACGAGCCCGGACAATTGTTGAACAAGATGAAGGTAAGATTGGCTTTCGCACCCGATTTGCTCTTCTGTGCAATATCGCTTTGCTACGGGCTAAACAGGGTGAACTTGGAGCGGCAGAAGAGTATATCGCCCAGGCAGCAAAGGTAATTGAAGGGGTTGACGATTCGTATTTACAATTTAATCTGTTGGTAAACCAGGCTGAGGTTGCTTTACGGGCAGAGCGGTTGGAACGGGCAAAGGGATTCCTTGTCAGAGCATTCTGGATTGTGGCCAGGGAGCCGGACTGGCGCAAACTGGCAAAACTGTACATCCTTTCAAGCCGGCTCCGTCTTGCTGCCGGTGACAGTCATCGGGCGCACTATGCGGCAAGCAGGGCGCTAACCTTGCTTCGGGACTATCCATCTTCACTGGAGTTCGCCATCGCCCTACGGTGTTCGGGATTGGCAAAGTGCAAACTTGACCAGATGGAAAAGGGGCAGGCGGAGTTGAGACGCAGTATTGAAATCCTTCGGCAGTTAGGTGTTAAGTATGAACTGGCGCTTTCGCTGAGTGCGCCGGCTAAGAGTTTGACTGGGGAAAGCCGCGTCTCGGGTTTGAAGGTGCCGATTACCAGTCGGCAGGTTTCCCGGGAGGAGTTCAACGAGATAAAGTTGAATTTGAAGGAGGCGATTGGGTATTTTCAGGAGTTGGGAGCGAAGCCAGAGGCACAGGAGTGCGAACAACTTCTGGATACGCTGGATCAGGCGTTTGGCGTTTTGCAGTTAAAGGCGCAGGAGCGGAGTGAGTACCTGAAGGTCTTTTACCAGTTGAGTGAACTTTTAAATCTGGGATTGAGTCGTGAAGACTTCCTTGACCGGGTACTTGATTTAGTGCTTTCAGTTACCAAGGCAGAGAGGGGATTAATATTTTTTATCCATGGTAACCGGCTAATCCCGGTTGCAGCCCGGGATATTGACCATCGGACCCTTGAGGATGCAACCGCGGTTTCGCAAACGGTTTTACGCAAGGTCAAGCGGCGGGGTGAACCTTTAATCAGTGCCGATGCGCTTGCTGACCCGAGACTCAACAGTTTTAACAGCGTTCTATTAAACAAAATTCGCTCGCTTCTGTGTGTGCCGCTTATCGTAGAAGGTAAGGTGATTGGTACAATCTACCTTGACTCCCGAATTACATCCCATCTATTTTTAGAAGAGGACCGAAGTTTGCTGCTGGCGGTGGCGAATCTCCTGGCTGCAACGATTGACCGCTCAACAACCTTCCGGGAACTGCAGGAACAGATTTCAGATATTCGTGAAGGCATTTTAGTTGACGCGGCAACCGGTTTATTTCTGGGTAGGTCTAAAGCAATGCGACAGGTTTATCAGGTTATTGACCGGATTGCACCGACAGATTGCACGGTGTTACTGACCGGTGAGACTGGCACCGGCAAGGGTGTTCTGGCACGGCTGATTCATCAACGGAGCGGGCGTAAAGACAACAAGTTTGTTGCGGTGAACTGCGGAACTTTGCCCGAGACTTTGTTTGAATCTGAACTGTTCGGTCATGCCCGGGGTAGTTTTACCGGTGCGGTCAAGGATAAGGTCGGTATTTTTGAAACCGCACATGGGGGAACGATTTTCCTCGACGAGATTACCAACACCACCCTGACAATCCAGGCGAAACTTCTGCAGGTGCTGGAGGAAAAGGTGATTCGGCGGGTAGGCGAAACCGAACCCCGAATGGTTGATGTCCGTCTGATTTGTGCTACAAATAAAAACCTTGCCGAAGAGGTAAAAGCGGGTAGATTTCGAGAAGACCTCTACTATCGGATGAATGTTGTGGCGATAGAGGTGCCGCCGCTCAGGGAAAGGGTCGGCGACATACCTCACCTTGCCGACTATTTTCTGCACAGTTATGCGACACAGTTGAATAAACCTATACTGGGGTTTGAAGATGATGTGATTGCCGCCTTTACTCAGTACCACTGGCCCGGTAATGTCCGGGAACTTCAAAATACGATTGAAAGGGCGGTGATAATGACCCAGAACCGCCGAATTTCGCTTGCCGATGTGGGCAAACCATTCACCGATATGCAGATTACCCCAGAGTTTCCCGGAAATAAGAAACGGACAATTGACAAGGAGCAGGTGGTCAACGCATTAAAAGAAACAAACGGGAACATCACTCGAGCCGCGGAACGCCTTTCAACCCACAGGCGCCAACTCCAAAGGCTTATAAAACGATACAAAATAGACCTTGACAGCCTGCGGCAGGCGTAGCCGTCTTACCCCAATTTCTAAGTTATTATTTTTTGAATAGTTGTAGGGTTGAATTCAAAAGGTGCGACAATTTTGTTTTGTCATTGTTGTGAATAAAAAGCTGGGTGGATATTATAAGTTACAATTCTGCGATAGTTATAATAAGCATAAAAATGTGGCATTGTTATTGCAATTATAAAAGTTAGTTTGGATTAATTAGGTCAGGTTCTTTATATAAAAAGGAGGAAGCAATGGACGGCATCGTTCCGATTCTCCCACCCCCGCGGCCTGCGCCACCGGTGAAGTAGGTGCACAGGCGTTAAATTGTCCTCAGCCCGCAATGCGGGCTGAGGATTTTATTTATCGGGATTCGTAAAATGTTTTTCCCCAGAAGGCGACCTTTTTTATCAAACCTTCTTTGACCATTTTTTCGAGTACCGGCTTTATCTCACGGGCAGGAATTCCGAGGGAACGGCAGAGGTCTTCTTCGGTTACAGGTCTATTCTGCACTACGGCAAGGACCGCTTTCTGGCTGTTGCCGTGGAATTTTCTCTGTCTCTTTTTAATCGGTGAGAAGGCGATTTCGGCTTCAGGTCCAAAGAGCAGTTTCACCTGGTTCAGGTCGTCCATTGTTAGGGGCAGGGCGTCTTTTTCTGCTGGCGGCCGCACCACAGTGTTCAGGTGGACCCGGTCCGGCTTTATTTCATAGGCAAGCCGGCGAAGTTTCATCAGATGTTCAGGAGAGTCGTTAACTCCTTTTACCAGCATAATTTCCAGCCACAACTTTCCTTTATAGTAACGACGAAATGTCTTGAGCCCCTGAACAATTTTTTCAACCTTTAAGTCTGGATGACACCGGTTAACGCGATGAAATGTTTTCTGGTCTGCGGCATCAAGGCTGGGAACGACCAAGTCCGCCGGGTACAGGTCGTGGCGGACCTTCGGGTCCAACAAAAGGGTTGAATTGGTGATGACCGCTACCGGGATTTTGAACTCGGCTTTGAGAAGGCGGATGAGTTTTCCAATGTCTTTGTTTAGGGTGGGTTCGCCTTCGCCGGAAAAGGTGAGATAGTCAATCCGATGTTGAGCAACTGCGGTGCGCACTTCCTTGAGAATTTCATCTATCGGGTAGAATGAGCGGCGTGCTAAGGTGAGTTTAGTTGTTCTGCCACACTGGCAGTAGATGCAGTTCAGGGTGCAGGTTTTCTTCGGGATAATGTTTAATCCCAAAGAAAGCCCGAGACGTCGGGAAGGTACCGGGCCATAAACATAATTTTTGATTATCATCTTTTGACCAGTTTACAGGTATTTTTTGTCCTGGGCAAGTGGGGTGCGGCACCGGTCGTAAGATGAATGAAGTAGATGCCAGGAGGCAAGGTATTGCCCTGTGTGTCGGTCCCGTCCCAAGTACAGGCATACCAGCCGGCGGGTTGCTTTTCTTGCACGATTGTTTTAATCTTCCTGCCACTGACATCAAAAAGAGTTAAAGAGACATCGGAATTTTGAGCAATGGAGTAGAAAATGGTGGTGCGGTTCCGGCAGGGGTTTGGGAAAACGCGAAGCAGATGTGCCGAATCCGGAGCAGGATGGGTGAGTGATTCAACGGTTGTGACCTGGATGTCATCAAGGTAAAAACCCTCGCCGGTTTTGCCGTCACCGTCGGAGACAAAGAGAAATTTAATCTGAACCGATTCGCCGGCAGGATATGAGGAAAGGTCGAAACTTTCTTTAAGCCAGGTTGAGGTCAAACCCATTTTTTCTTCAGATAGGGCACCACCAGTTCCGATAAAGTAAAGGGTGTCTTCCCGGTTAGGGGTAATTAATATGACATACAAACCATCCACACCGTAAATCGGCAATGAGAACCATCGGTAGAATGTCAAAGCGGCAAATGGGGGCAAAGCAAAGCGGGGTGAGAGTAACCAGTACGAGGCGCGGTCAGGATAAGTGCCGGTTTCATTACCTGCATAGCAGGCAAAAGATGGGCTGTGGAATCTCCGGGTTGAGAGTGACCAGGACCCGTTCTCACCACCGGTTGTCCAGGTGCCGAAACCGGAATCAAAATCGGTATAGATGCCAAGGGTATTGGAGGCGATTGTCAATGTGTCACTGGTAAGGTGCCGATTTGCGGTGATGTTTACACCAAGTTGAAACCGACCGGTGCCGACAAACCGGGCCGGGGTTAAAGACCAGACAGTTTCTCCGGGCGCGATATCGGGAAAGATTAAACCCGGGGTTATTATTTGGGGCAACAGGGTTTCGGGTCGAGGCAGAAAAATGGTTCCAGATGGCTGGGTTGCAGATGCCAAACCCGAGTTGGTAAGTTTAATAAACAGGTTAACGGTGTCCGGATAGGAGATGGTTGTTAAGTAGCTGACAAGTCGCAGTACAGGTGTACCGATTTGCAGGGTGAGCGGCAGGGAAAGGCGGAAACCGATGGGTTCGGTAAATGTCAGGATGCAGGGAACAGTTTGACCGTTGCGGCTAAGGGTGCTACAGCGGAAGCTGAATGAGGTTAAGACCGTTTCGCTTTGCGGTTGCAGGGCAGGGATAGAAACGGCTTTGTTTGTAAAGATAACAAAGGGTGAGGTTGTTGAAATTGAACAGCGGACCGGATTGGTTTGCAGAGTGCCGGTGTTGGCGATGGTCAGATGAAGGCGATAGGTTTGACCCGGTGAAAGGAATTGGGTGGTTTCGGCTTCAGGAGTGATAAGTCGGTAACCGGTAACCGAAAGGGTAGGTTGGCTAAATACCGGAATGGAATCTTCAAGCGGCAGGTGATTGGATGCGGTGATGATAATGCGGACAGTTGAGGTGCTGGAGAGTGTAATTGGCAGACAAAGGGTGCCTGCGGTTGAAGTTCTGCCCCGGGCAAGGAGCGTAGAGTTCTGGATAACTGTGACCCGGGCACCGGTAACCGGTCCCGCAGGGTCTTGAACTGCAAGCCAGACAGAGTTTTCACCCACGGTCAGATGGGAAGGTTTGCTTACAGTCAGCGGAATCGGGGTGGCGGTGAAGATGAGCATTGCCGGGTCACCTAAGAGGTTAAGGCAGTACTGATGCCAGCGATAAACATTGGGTTCAAAACTGTAAGGAGCAAAGAAAAGTTTGGTGCGGGCAAGAATTTCACCGATACGAGGCTCGGCGTGGCCGAACAGCTCCTTAAAGAATCGGAAATCAAACCGGTCCGAGTAACCGAATCCCGGGTTACCAGGCGAACCCCAACCATACGAGGAGTTACCGATGAACGCTACCGCACCGCCCTGCGGATTACGGATAAAATGTTCTGCGATGGCGTCAAGGTCAAAGGCGTTGGTCCAGCACCCGATTGAGTAGCCGATGCCGGCACGGCTGAAGTT from candidate division WOR-3 bacterium includes:
- a CDS encoding endonuclease III produces the protein MPDKSPWWVLISAVLSTRTRDNVTLEAVERLRVRAPDAHTLGRLSPAEVARVIYPVGFYRTKAKKLVKLAQKIEDEHQGQVPNSFEELVKLPAVGPKVANIVLAQGFGIPAIAVDTHVHRIANRLGLVRTKKPAETEKRLCEIVPVRFWREWNRLFVALGQTVCLPRKPLCQQCPLNSICLKRGTRAGKGQRGRRGGNFLHKLSSAEADAGAGR
- a CDS encoding serpin family protein; the protein is MNTIILIVSLFLSASRGAETGVIDAELVSAKNEFGFKVLSALVSTAPQENVFISPYSIATALTMTYNGAAGSTRTAMGATLGVGGLEVQRLNTGEKFLAARLQSAKPGLELLIANSLWARKGVAFNSAFLNTNKEFYQAVVATIDFNSPDAAKKINQWVKDKTKGKIDKVVDRIKPEAVLFLINAVFFKGRWQEKFDPRNSQDDKFYPDDAQPVLVKMMMRSGKFRYLETAEFQAVELPYDEGKVSMLIFLPARGKLDSLISHLSSSTWQEWWSRFRSREGTVWLPRFKMEYEKSLKEVLTELGMGVAFDLNQADFSLMGKGGPGFAIGDVKHKSFVEVNEEGTEAAAVTSVEMVLASVPPQPRFEMVINRPFLFAIQDNETGTILFLGAMRNPAAHN
- a CDS encoding sigma 54-interacting transcriptional regulator — encoded protein: MTQRGSGENLQFSQPVGDRYYIEEILGGGETTEVYRVRDIVTGRYLALKTVRSGCPEEENVRLSREFFYLSQISHPGVVAVHDYGRITDGRAYFTMEYIPGVPITRYFGGGYDPRLNDVIVQILLALDAIHAQGMIHCDLKPEHILVVEDEGKFSVKLLDFGFAEDFCIVGPKNGKGTPGYVAPEILKGVDSDVRADLYALGMVIYETLTGIGPGRGADLLDWLRKQQQGDFAPPRSFNSDIPDKLDRLVMKLISPRPEQRPASAQAAIEELIGENLSNVALPALRRDIMASGFVAREEILQKLKEILRFVADGQSSVVCISGDRGVGKSRLLAEFKFYAEMEGASVFSFEPVSLNARSQSLIEALVGLLRSYGHTGAPLISVDAGRESNYRLFEWVTQRLKLVANSHRIKHSLVIIVDDFELFDPTSLDLLRYLALGVDTERVMLVVTGLKEKRFLDTIDGIKHRANFQHIVIPPFKRDEVKELVLSILGKVQDVEPLIDWLFEFTGGNPLWVVETIYELIEDKILVREMSGWNLAKDRLAAFRPPPSISDTIRQRVESLTPEEKSVLEIAAAAAGPFTLKLVRAALNLEEKVLFKAINRLKGLGFLRAFRAACPEDKFSFSPGWVLSSKILESVIVERLSVEERRENHRKVALALELLYPERVPEMVFDLAHHWTLAGVRDRAYDYSLRAGARAREWLLFEQALAFYENALSLSAGLITARERVGLLEKVGELRELTGRFAEAIDIYRQGMGLAVAESELARDKKFLARFLRRLGLVYQKQGLVADAINLLNQSLHLLSEDSLERARLLADLGWSYCGSGDFSHAEEVLTTALQLAEKLKSTVTVEANRLVGLILYYFAVLAWAKYDFVLALQLAERALDVFERLEEEIMKATVSQFIATLYTRRGEAEKAKEFYQRAVACQRRAGAVYYLLTSLQGLGLLSLDEGEWNQAEQYFKEALKIAEQVGNLSDQVNLYTMLGGVYDVKGLWSLAHDFYGRARTIVEQDEGKIGFRTRFALLCNIALLRAKQGELGAAEEYIAQAAKVIEGVDDSYLQFNLLVNQAEVALRAERLERAKGFLVRAFWIVAREPDWRKLAKLYILSSRLRLAAGDSHRAHYAASRALTLLRDYPSSLEFAIALRCSGLAKCKLDQMEKGQAELRRSIEILRQLGVKYELALSLSAPAKSLTGESRVSGLKVPITSRQVSREEFNEIKLNLKEAIGYFQELGAKPEAQECEQLLDTLDQAFGVLQLKAQERSEYLKVFYQLSELLNLGLSREDFLDRVLDLVLSVTKAERGLIFFIHGNRLIPVAARDIDHRTLEDATAVSQTVLRKVKRRGEPLISADALADPRLNSFNSVLLNKIRSLLCVPLIVEGKVIGTIYLDSRITSHLFLEEDRSLLLAVANLLAATIDRSTTFRELQEQISDIREGILVDAATGLFLGRSKAMRQVYQVIDRIAPTDCTVLLTGETGTGKGVLARLIHQRSGRKDNKFVAVNCGTLPETLFESELFGHARGSFTGAVKDKVGIFETAHGGTIFLDEITNTTLTIQAKLLQVLEEKVIRRVGETEPRMVDVRLICATNKNLAEEVKAGRFREDLYYRMNVVAIEVPPLRERVGDIPHLADYFLHSYATQLNKPILGFEDDVIAAFTQYHWPGNVRELQNTIERAVIMTQNRRISLADVGKPFTDMQITPEFPGNKKRTIDKEQVVNALKETNGNITRAAERLSTHRRQLQRLIKRYKIDLDSLRQA
- a CDS encoding radical SAM protein codes for the protein MIIKNYVYGPVPSRRLGLSLGLNIIPKKTCTLNCIYCQCGRTTKLTLARRSFYPIDEILKEVRTAVAQHRIDYLTFSGEGEPTLNKDIGKLIRLLKAEFKIPVAVITNSTLLLDPKVRHDLYPADLVVPSLDAADQKTFHRVNRCHPDLKVEKIVQGLKTFRRYYKGKLWLEIMLVKGVNDSPEHLMKLRRLAYEIKPDRVHLNTVVRPPAEKDALPLTMDDLNQVKLLFGPEAEIAFSPIKKRQRKFHGNSQKAVLAVVQNRPVTEEDLCRSLGIPAREIKPVLEKMVKEGLIKKVAFWGKTFYESR